The genomic region TGGTTTAGACAATAAAATGGCGCATTTTGAATGCGCTAGGCATATTGTGGGTAAGGATATTTTGCGCTTCCATGCCATTTATTGGCCAGCTTTTTTGATGAGTTTGAATCTGCCTTTATTCAAACAGCTTTGCGTGCATGGGTGGTGGACGATAGAGGGCGTGAAAATGAGTAAGAGCTTGGGTAATGTTTTAGACGCTCAAAAAATCGCTATGGAATATGGGATTGAAGAATTGCGCTATTTTTTATTGCGTGAGGTGCCTTTTGGGCAAGATGGGGATTTTTCTAAAAAAGCGTTAACAGAAAGGATTAATGCGAATTTGAATAACGATTTGGGGAATTTGCTGAACCGCTTGCTAGGCATGGCTAAAAAATATTTCAATTATTCTCTAAAAAGCGACAAAATCACCGCTTATTATCCTAAAGAGCTAGAAAAAGCGCATCAAATCTTGGATAACGCTAATTCTTTTGTGCCTAAAATGCAATTGCATAAAGCTTTAGAGGAATTGTTTAACGTTTATGATTTTTTAAACAAACTCATCGCTAAAGAAGAGCCATGGGTTTTGCACAAAAACAACGAATCAGAAAAACTAGAAGCCTTATTGAGTTTGATCGCAAACGCGCTGTTACAATCAAGCTTTTTACTTTATGCGTTCATGCCAAAGAGCGCGGCTAAATTAGCGAGCGCTTTTCGTGTAGAAATCACGCCCAATAATTACGAACGCTTTTTTAAAGCTAAAAAATTACAAGATATGGTTTTACAAGACACCGAACCTTTATTTTCCAAAATAGAGAAAATTGAAAAGACTGAAAAAGGGGAGGAAGCCCCAGCAGAAAAAGCAGAAAAAAAAGAAAAAGAAAAAGCCCCACTAAAACAAGAAAATTATATCAACATTGAGGATTTCAAAAAAGTAGAGATCAAAGTGGGGCTTATCAAGGAGGCTCAAAGGATTGAAAAGTCCAATAAATTACTGCGCTTAAAAGTGGATTTAGGCGAAAATCGTTTGAGGCAAATCATCTCAGGGATCGCTTTGGATTATGAGCCTGAAAGCTTGGTGGGGCAAATGGTGTGCGTGGTGGCTAATTTAAAGCCTGCAAAGCTTATGGGCGAAATGAGTGAGGGCATGATTTTAGCGGTGCGAGATAATGATAATCTGGCTTTAATCAGCCCTACCAGAGAAAAAATCGCAGGAAGTTTGATCAGTTAAATGCGATTAGGGGTGAATGAAGCCGTAGAGTTGAGTTTGGGCGAATTGCAAAACACGCCCTCAATCAGCTATTTTAATTCTATTGTTTTGTCTTTAAACAAAGTCCAAAAAGGCTCTTTATTTGCCGCTAAAGATCATGCTCTCATTCCTAAAGCTTTAGAGTTAGGGGCTTATGGGATCTTATACACAGGAGAATATCCTTTAAGTGATAGGGATGTGGCATGGATCAAGCTTAAAGATATAGAGCATTCTTTGAACCATTTGTTTAAATTTTGTTTGTTGGATGAGCGCGTGGTCGGGGTGCTGTTAGGCCCTATAGAATTAGAGATCGCTTCTAAAATCATCGTGAGCGAATTTGTGTGGTGCTTGAAAGAGAGCCTTGAAGATTTATTCATTATAGAGGGGTGTAAAATAGCCTTTTTTGATAAATTGGAGTGGCTTCATTTGTTTTATAAGCAAGAGCACTTGAAAGAAGATTTGAAAGAAAGTCGTTTAATCATTCTCAACCAATCGTTTTTTTGCAGCACTTTAGTCTATGAAAAACAAGAATACGAATTCAAAATGCCATGCATCTTTTTAGAGCCTTTAAAAAGGGTGATTCAATTGTGCGAGAAATTACAAATTGAGTTTGATTTGAATCTTTTAGGCAAAAAAGAATACCCACTAGATCATTGCAAACCCTTTTTTGTGAATAAAAATTTAGAAATAGCCCCTTATGGCGCAACGGCAAGGGTGGTTGTCGCTGAGACTTCAAAAGAATTGTTTGAAATGATGCTTCAAAAAGCCCTTGAGACTTTATCGTGGGGGAAAATTGTCGTGTTTTGTCGTAAAAACAGCGTGGCTTTCTTTGAAAAAAATAACCCTTATTTTTACACTACTCAAAACAACTTAAAAGAGCAATTAAAAAATTTAGCGTTTAATTTCGCTTTTATTTATGGGATTAGCCCTCATCATTTAGAATCCCTTCTAAACCCCCCTTTTTTAAAAAACCCCCACGCTATGGTAAGTCATGCTCATTTGTAACGACAATCTCGATCCAAAAACCCTTTTAGAAGAAATCATGGCGTTAAGGCCATGGCGTAAAGGCCCTTTTGAAATTTCTCAAATCAAGATTGATAGCGAATGGGATAGCTCCATTAAATGGAATCTAGTCAAAAACGCCACTCCTTTAAAAGACAAAATAGTGGCTGATGTGGGTTGCAATAACGGCTATTACTTGTTTAAGATGCTAGAATATAAGCCTAAAAGTTTGGTGGGGTTTGATCCGGGCGTTTTAGTCAAAAAACAATTTGAATTTTTAGCCCCCTTTTTTGATAAAGAAAAAAAAATCATTTATGAGTCTTTAGGGGTAGAGGATTTGCATGAAAAATACCCTAACGCTTTTGATGTCATTTTTTGCTTAGGGGTGCTATACCACAGAAAAAGCCCGCTAGAGGCTTTAAAAGCCTTATATCATGCTTTGAAAATAAAAGGGGAGCTGGTGTTGGATACGCTTATTGTTGATTCGCCCCTAGACATCGCTCTTTGCCCTAAAAAAACTTATGCTAAAATGAAAAATGTTTATTTTATCCCTAGTGTTAGCGCACTAAAGGGGTGGTGCGAAAGGGTGGGGTTTGAAAATTTTGAGATTCTTAGCGTTTTAAAGACCACGCCTAAAGAACAGCGTAAAACGGATTTTATTTTGGGGCAAAGTTTAGAAGATTTTTTGGATAAAACAGATCTCTCTAAAACTTTAGAGGGGTATGACGCTCCTTTGAGAGGGTATTTTAAAATGCTCAAACCAAGCAAGCTTTAATAAAGGATTAAGATAGTGCAAGAATCAGTCGTTCGTGTGGATTATGACTCTTTAGAGACTTGTAAGAATTTCAAACCAAGCGTTGGCACTGAATTAATCGTTTTAGAAAAAGATATAGCCCATGCGCGTTTCAAGGGCAATGAAAGCATGGTGTATGAAGAAAATTTTGTGCATGCCGGGTTTGTGCTTATTGCGTGCAATTATGCGGCCTTGTGCGCGTTGAATAAAAGGCACAGCGTGGTGGTTTCTAATAACATCAATTTTTACGCCCCCCTAGAATTGAATCAAGAAGCGCTCATTAAAGCGCAAGTCATTCAAGATGGCGTGAAAAAAGCTGAAATAAAAATAGAGGCGTTTGTGTTAGACATTCAGGTTTTAGAGGGAATGATAGAAATCGTGGTGTTTGATAAAAAGCCTTTTAAATTCAATTTTAAAGAAGAGTAGTTAAATGGTTATTGTTTTAGTCGTGGATAGCTTTAAAGACACCAGTAATGGCACTTCTATGACGGCGTTTCGTTTTTTTGAAGCGCTGAAAAAAAGAGGGCATGTGATGAGAGTGGTTGCCCCCCATGTGGATAATTTAGGGAGTGAAGAAGAAGGGTATTACAACCTTAAAGAGCGCTATATCCCCTAGTTACAGAAATTTCACACAAACAACACATCCTTTTTGCTAAACCGGATGAAAAAATCTTAAGAAAGGCTTTTAAGGGAGCGGATATGATCCATACTTACTTGCCTTTTTTGCTAGAAAAAACAGCCGTAAAAATCGCGCGAGAAATGCAAGTGCCTTACATTGGCTCTTTCCATTTACAGCCAGAGCATATTTCTTATAACATGAAATTGGGGCAATTTTCTTGGTTTAACATGATGCTTTTTTCGTGGTTTAAATCTTCGCATTACCGCTATATCCACCATATCCATTGCCCATCAAAATTCATTGTAGAAGAATTAGAAAAATACAACTATGGAGGGAAAAAATACGCTATTTCTAACGGCTTTGATCCCATGTTTAAATTTGAACACCCGCAAAAAAGCCTTTTTGACACCACGCCCTTTAAAATCGCTATGGTAGGGCGCTATTCTAATGAAAAAAATCAAAGCGTTTTAATCAAAGCGGTTGCTTTAAGCCGATACAAACAAGACATTGTGTTATTACTCAAAGGCAAAGGGCCTGATGAGAAAAAAATCAAACTTCTAGCCCAAAAACTAGGCGTAAAAACGGAGTTTGGGTTTGTCAATTCCAATGAATTGTTAGAGATTTTAAAAACTTGCACCCTTTATGTGCACACGGCCAATGTGGAAAGCGAAGCGATTGCGTGCTTGGAAGCCATTAGCGTGGGGATTGTGCCTGTTATCGCTAATAGCCCTTTAAGCGCGACCAGACAATTCGCGCTAGATGAACGATCGCTATTTGAACCTAATAACGCTAAAGATTTGAGCGCTAAAATAGACTGGTGGTTAGAAAACAAGCTTGAAAGAGAAAGAATGCAAAACGAATACGCTAAAAGCGCTTTAAACTACACTTTAGAAAATTCAGTCATTCAAATTGAAAAAGTTTATGAAGAAGCGATCAGAGATTTTAAAAATAACCCCCATCTCTTTAAAACCTTATCATAATGAAAGGATAAAAAATGCAAGAAGTCCATGATTATGGGATTAATTTTTGGAGCAATAACGAATTTAAGATAGAAAAAGGGCTGGTTAAAGTTTGTCATGGCAAAAACCCCTCGCTTTTAGAAATCGTTCAAAGCGTGCGCGATAAGGGCTATAGAGGGCCTTTGTTGGTGCGATTCCCCCATTTGGTGCAAAAACAAATCAAAAGCCTGTTTGATGCGTTTTCTTCAGCGATTAAAGAGTATCAATACAGCGGGGCTTTTAAGGCGGTTTTCCCTTTAAAAGTCAATCAAATGCCCTCGTTTGTTTTCCCTTTAGTGCAGGGGGCTAAGGGTTTGAATTACGGCTTAGAAGCCGGGAGCAAGTCTGAACTCATCATTGCGATGAGTTACACTAACCCTAAAGCCCCTATCACCGTGAATGGCTTTAAAGACAAAGAAATGATTGAGCTTGGCTTTATCGCTAAAAGCATGCAGCATGAGATCACTTTAACGATTGAGGGTTTGAATGAATTAAAAACCATTATCGCCGTGGCTAAACAAAACGATTTTGTAGCATGCCCTAAAATTGGCATTCGCATCCGTTTGCACAGCGCTGGCACTGGCGTTTGGGCAAAGAGTGGGGGGATCAATTCTAAATTTGGCCTTAGTAGCACGGAAGTTTTAGAAGCGATGCGCCTTTTAGAAGAAAACGACTTACTAGAGCATTTCCACATGATACATTTCCACATAGGCTCTCAAATCAGCGATATTTCGCCCTTAAAAAAGGCTTTAAGAGAAGCGGGTAACTTGTATGCAGAATTGCGTAAAATGGGCGCTAAAAATCTTAATAGCGTGAATATTGGAGGGGGGTTAGCCGTAGAATACACCCAACACAAGCACCACCAAGACAAGAACTACACTTTAGAAGAATTCAGCGCTGATGTGGTGTTTTTATTGAGGGAAATTGTGAAAAATAAGCAAGAAATCGAGCCGGATATTTTCATTGAATCAGGCCGTTATATTTCCGCTAACCATGCCGTTTTAGTGGCCCCTGTGTTAGAATTGTTTTCGCATGAATACAATGAAAAATCCCTAAAAATCAAAGAAAATAATAACCCTCCCTTGATTGATGAAATGCTAGATTTGCTCGCTAATATCAATGAAAAAAACGCCATTGAATACTTGCATGATAGTTTTGATCACACCGAGTCGCTATTCACGCTTTTTGATTTGGGCTATATTGATTTGATTGACAGGAGCAACACTGAAGTTTTAGCGCATTTGATCGTCAAAAAAGCGGTGCAATTGCTTTATGTCAAGGATCATAACGATATTTTACGCATTCAAGAGCAAGTCCAAGAGCGCTATTTATTGAATTGCTCGTTTTTCCAAAGCTTGCCAGATTATTGGGGCTTGAGACAGAATTTCCCGGTCATGCCCTTGAATAAATTAGATGAAAAGCCCACCAGGAGCGCGAGCTTGTGGGATATTACTTGCGATAGCGATGGGGAAATCGCTTTTGATTCCACAAAGCCCTTGTTTTTGCACGATATAGACATAGATGAAGAAGAATACTTTTTAGCGTTCTTTTTAGTGGGAGCGTATCAAGAAGTTTTAGGCATGAAGCACAATTTATTCACGCACCCTACGGAATTTAGCGTGGTTTTTGATGAAAAAGGCGATTATGAAGTGGAAGATATTTGCGAAGCCCAAACGATTTTAGACGTGTTAGACGATTTGGACTATGACACTAAAGAAATTGAGCGCCTTTTAAAACAAAAAATTGAAGACAACAACCAACTGGACATGGAAGAAAAGAAAGAAATCATGGGGCGCTTGTATGTCATGCTGAGCGAAAATGGGTATTTGCGCACGATTTCTTAAGAGAACGCTATAAATTGGTTATAACGCTTTTTAACTTTAATCAATAGAAAACCTTACTAATCAATAAAAGAGCGTTAAAACTAAAATAAGCAAGCAAATTGAAAAATAAAGATACAAGAAAAAAAAGAGAGATTAAAAAAAAAGAGCCTCCCCACTAGGAGTGGGGGGGGTTATTCTTTTAACTCCGCCTCCTCTTTATCTAAATTAGCGAGATGCTCATCAACCTCTTTAGCAGTTGCTAGTCCAATATTATTAAAAATGTCTTTTAACAAATTTTCAGTAAGACCCGCACAGCTTAAGCCATATTTATTGATACCGCCATCGCAAAGCAATTGAGCGATAAACAACGCCTCATTTTTGTTTCTAGGTAAAGTCGTAGCCCAAAAACCATCAGGGGAAAAATCGTTAAGTTCTTTTTCAAACTCCTTATTACCCTCCGCATACTCTTTAATCACGCCACAGAATAAAGTCGTTCCAACTCTATCCAAGTGGTCTAGTGTCTCAATCTCGCATTTTTCCTCATCTCGGTTATCAATCATAGCACGCCACTCCGCATCGCTGTGTCTATTTAGCCCTTTAGCGTTAGCAAGAGCGGTAAGAATGATAGCAGACGCTTGATTACCACTACCCTCAAAAAACATGGGAGATAATAACGCACCGAGCCTACTTTTTCTCTCGCTTAAAGTATAATCCTCCGCAATAATCTCAAAGCTAGTCTTATCATCAGTAGTCTTAAATCCAAAAGCGAGTTTAAACCTATCCTCTTTCTCTTTGGGAGTAGTAGTTCTTTCTTTAACACTCGGTCCGCTAGTTACCACTTTAACGCCATCTAAAATGTCCGCTTTTTCGTTTTCAGCGTGAAGTCTCATATGCTCGGTCAATGGAACTTTATTGAACCACTTTAAGAATTTTTCGCTATTGAAAGCGTAAGTGGCTTCGTTGCCTTTTTGGCTTCTTAAGGTTACACG from Helicobacter pylori harbors:
- a CDS encoding methionine--tRNA ligase translates to MQKSLITTPIYYVNDIPHIGHAYTTLIADTLKKYYTLQGEEVFFLTGTDEHGQKIEQSARLRNQSPKAYADSISAIFKNQWDFFNLDYDGFIRTTDSEHQKCVQNAFEIMFEKGDIYKGAYSGYYCVSCESYCAISKADNTSDKVLCPDCLRETTLLEEESYFFKLSAYEKPLLEFYAKNPEAILPIYRKNEVTSFIEQGLLDLSITRTSFEWGIPLPKKMNDPKHVVYVWLDALLNYASALGYLNGLDNKMAHFECARHIVGKDILRFHAIYWPAFLMSLNLPLFKQLCVHGWWTIEGVKMSKSLGNVLDAQKIAMEYGIEELRYFLLREVPFGQDGDFSKKALTERINANLNNDLGNLLNRLLGMAKKYFNYSLKSDKITAYYPKELEKAHQILDNANSFVPKMQLHKALEELFNVYDFLNKLIAKEEPWVLHKNNESEKLEALLSLIANALLQSSFLLYAFMPKSAAKLASAFRVEITPNNYERFFKAKKLQDMVLQDTEPLFSKIEKIEKTEKGEEAPAEKAEKKEKEKAPLKQENYINIEDFKKVEIKVGLIKEAQRIEKSNKLLRLKVDLGENRLRQIISGIALDYEPESLVGQMVCVVANLKPAKLMGEMSEGMILAVRDNDNLALISPTREKIAGSLIS
- a CDS encoding ferrochelatase, with protein sequence MRLGVNEAVELSLGELQNTPSISYFNSIVLSLNKVQKGSLFAAKDHALIPKALELGAYGILYTGEYPLSDRDVAWIKLKDIEHSLNHLFKFCLLDERVVGVLLGPIELEIASKIIVSEFVWCLKESLEDLFIIEGCKIAFFDKLEWLHLFYKQEHLKEDLKESRLIILNQSFFCSTLVYEKQEYEFKMPCIFLEPLKRVIQLCEKLQIEFDLNLLGKKEYPLDHCKPFFVNKNLEIAPYGATARVVVAETSKELFEMMLQKALETLSWGKIVVFCRKNSVAFFEKNNPYFYTTQNNLKEQLKNLAFNFAFIYGISPHHLESLLNPPFLKNPHAMVSHAHL
- the cmoB gene encoding tRNA 5-methoxyuridine(34)/uridine 5-oxyacetic acid(34) synthase CmoB, which encodes MLICNDNLDPKTLLEEIMALRPWRKGPFEISQIKIDSEWDSSIKWNLVKNATPLKDKIVADVGCNNGYYLFKMLEYKPKSLVGFDPGVLVKKQFEFLAPFFDKEKKIIYESLGVEDLHEKYPNAFDVIFCLGVLYHRKSPLEALKALYHALKIKGELVLDTLIVDSPLDIALCPKKTYAKMKNVYFIPSVSALKGWCERVGFENFEILSVLKTTPKEQRKTDFILGQSLEDFLDKTDLSKTLEGYDAPLRGYFKMLKPSKL
- a CDS encoding PaaI family thioesterase; protein product: MQESVVRVDYDSLETCKNFKPSVGTELIVLEKDIAHARFKGNESMVYEENFVHAGFVLIACNYAALCALNKRHSVVVSNNINFYAPLELNQEALIKAQVIQDGVKKAEIKIEAFVLDIQVLEGMIEIVVFDKKPFKFNFKEE
- the speA gene encoding arginine decarboxylase, translating into MQEVHDYGINFWSNNEFKIEKGLVKVCHGKNPSLLEIVQSVRDKGYRGPLLVRFPHLVQKQIKSLFDAFSSAIKEYQYSGAFKAVFPLKVNQMPSFVFPLVQGAKGLNYGLEAGSKSELIIAMSYTNPKAPITVNGFKDKEMIELGFIAKSMQHEITLTIEGLNELKTIIAVAKQNDFVACPKIGIRIRLHSAGTGVWAKSGGINSKFGLSSTEVLEAMRLLEENDLLEHFHMIHFHIGSQISDISPLKKALREAGNLYAELRKMGAKNLNSVNIGGGLAVEYTQHKHHQDKNYTLEEFSADVVFLLREIVKNKQEIEPDIFIESGRYISANHAVLVAPVLELFSHEYNEKSLKIKENNNPPLIDEMLDLLANINEKNAIEYLHDSFDHTESLFTLFDLGYIDLIDRSNTEVLAHLIVKKAVQLLYVKDHNDILRIQEQVQERYLLNCSFFQSLPDYWGLRQNFPVMPLNKLDEKPTRSASLWDITCDSDGEIAFDSTKPLFLHDIDIDEEEYFLAFFLVGAYQEVLGMKHNLFTHPTEFSVVFDEKGDYEVEDICEAQTILDVLDDLDYDTKEIERLLKQKIEDNNQLDMEEKKEIMGRLYVMLSENGYLRTIS